A single genomic interval of Pseudomonadota bacterium harbors:
- a CDS encoding MFS transporter: MNLSRFMNTRILSVGILGMPPGLLFVLIMSTMQIWLTEAGLSKTTIGLFAFAAMPNALKFLWAPLIDHIQFPILGKILGRRRSWAIFFQVGLMLSLLGLGLSSPAQNLGNMIFCLTLVSFFGASQEIVLDAYRIEILNPNEYGVGVTSNVLGYRLGTIMGGAGALYIGAFYGWFFAYAGMVFCIFLSSIVILLNPEPSPITSDLMKERQEKALYYMEVRNIQGFFSKIIAWIYGAVIGPFSEFTRRKDWILIVCLILVFRLGDNLINNMANVFYLNVGFTVIEIANVTKFFGVFATIIGGVVGGVLSSHVGFLRGLLIAGILHTLSNIMFIVISQCGAQVDLFYIAIALENVTGGMSTTAFVTYLSSLCHKSFTGTQYALLSALWYLSTNLGAFGGFLADHLDWTTYFEVTLGAAVPGLIILTVLVMREHARNNS, encoded by the coding sequence ATGAATCTTTCACGTTTTATGAACACCCGTATTTTATCCGTTGGAATTCTTGGAATGCCGCCAGGGCTTTTGTTTGTACTTATTATGTCAACGATGCAAATTTGGTTAACTGAGGCAGGTTTAAGTAAAACAACGATTGGTCTTTTTGCTTTTGCAGCAATGCCAAATGCTCTAAAATTCTTATGGGCTCCTTTGATTGACCATATTCAGTTTCCTATTTTAGGAAAGATTTTAGGTCGCAGGCGGAGTTGGGCTATTTTTTTTCAAGTCGGATTGATGCTTTCTCTCCTCGGACTCGGCTTAAGTTCTCCTGCACAAAATTTAGGAAATATGATTTTTTGCTTAACCCTTGTTTCTTTTTTTGGAGCCAGCCAAGAAATTGTTTTAGATGCGTATCGTATTGAAATTTTAAACCCAAATGAATATGGCGTAGGCGTTACGTCAAATGTTCTTGGATATCGGCTTGGAACAATTATGGGTGGGGCTGGGGCTCTTTATATAGGCGCTTTTTATGGATGGTTTTTTGCCTATGCCGGGATGGTTTTTTGTATTTTTTTGTCAAGCATTGTTATTCTTTTAAACCCCGAGCCATCGCCCATTACATCAGATTTAATGAAAGAGCGTCAAGAAAAAGCGCTTTATTATATGGAAGTTCGGAATATACAAGGATTTTTTTCTAAGATTATCGCATGGATTTATGGGGCCGTTATTGGTCCGTTTAGTGAATTCACCCGTCGAAAAGATTGGATTCTGATCGTTTGTTTAATTTTAGTATTTCGGTTAGGAGATAATCTTATCAATAACATGGCTAACGTGTTTTATTTAAATGTTGGATTTACAGTTATTGAAATTGCGAATGTCACAAAATTTTTTGGCGTATTTGCGACCATTATTGGAGGTGTTGTCGGAGGCGTTTTATCAAGCCATGTTGGATTCTTGAGAGGCCTTTTAATTGCGGGAATTCTTCATACGCTTTCTAACATAATGTTTATTGTTATTTCTCAATGTGGTGCTCAAGTTGATCTTTTTTATATTGCTATTGCTCTTGAGAATGTAACGGGCGGCATGAGTACAACGGCTTTTGTAACATATCTTTCAAGCCTCTGTCATAAATCCTTTACGGGGACACAATATGCCCTTCTCTCAGCTCTTTGGTATCTTTCTACAAATTTAGGTGCTTTTGGAGGCTTTCTGGCAGATCATCTTGATTGGACAACTTATTTTGAAGTAACGCTTGGAGCTGCGGTTCCAGGGTTGATTATTTTAACGGTTTTGGTGATGCGCGAACATGCAAGAAATAATTCTTAA
- a CDS encoding MFS transporter has translation MTFYRLTQWMTWFLASFFYAYQYVLRVIPRVLMPDIMQKFQIDAAIFGQFSGFYYLGYVLMHIPLGILLDRVGPKIILPLCIGMTMLGLLPLIYADFWLYPGLGRILIGMGSSGAILGVFKIIRMNFKEDHFTRMLGISVAIGLVGGIYGGWPIHKLREYLGLEQVLFLLIAVGGILALLFFMLIPSLKSASKASEKTLFSDIKSVFGNKKLLSICLLGGLMVGPLEGFADVWGSSFLLNYYGFTKEVASALPDCIFFGMLVGSPLLSYVADKTKAYYALIILCAFGMAFDFIFLLMGRGTIFTLSFVFWSIGVLCAYQILVIYKATTYVKSNLVGLSTAIANMIIMPFGYVYHTAIGEVMNFLGENGSACGDIGRYGKDAFVAAISLIPLGLFIGGFGFMIIVLSERKNKV, from the coding sequence ATGACGTTTTATCGATTAACACAATGGATGACATGGTTTTTAGCATCGTTTTTTTATGCATACCAATATGTATTACGGGTTATTCCCCGCGTTTTAATGCCAGACATTATGCAGAAGTTCCAAATTGATGCGGCTATTTTTGGTCAATTTTCAGGCTTTTACTATTTAGGTTATGTTCTTATGCATATTCCTCTTGGAATTCTCCTTGATCGCGTTGGGCCTAAAATTATCCTCCCTCTTTGCATTGGAATGACAATGCTCGGTCTTCTTCCTCTTATTTATGCAGATTTTTGGCTTTATCCAGGACTTGGACGTATCCTAATCGGAATGGGATCTTCTGGGGCCATTTTGGGTGTTTTTAAAATCATCCGTATGAATTTTAAAGAAGATCATTTTACAAGAATGCTCGGAATTTCTGTTGCAATTGGACTTGTGGGGGGAATTTATGGGGGATGGCCCATCCATAAACTTCGGGAATATTTAGGATTAGAGCAAGTGCTATTTTTGCTTATTGCTGTTGGAGGAATTCTCGCCCTTCTCTTTTTTATGCTCATTCCTTCCTTAAAATCAGCATCAAAGGCATCTGAAAAGACTTTATTTTCAGATATTAAGTCTGTTTTTGGGAATAAAAAACTTTTGTCAATTTGTCTTTTGGGAGGATTGATGGTAGGTCCTTTAGAAGGATTTGCGGATGTCTGGGGAAGTTCTTTTTTGTTAAATTATTATGGCTTTACAAAAGAAGTAGCTTCTGCGCTTCCCGATTGCATCTTTTTTGGGATGTTAGTTGGCTCTCCTCTTTTAAGTTATGTGGCGGATAAAACAAAAGCCTATTATGCACTTATCATTTTGTGTGCTTTTGGAATGGCCTTTGATTTTATATTTTTGCTGATGGGACGCGGGACAATATTTACACTTTCTTTTGTTTTTTGGAGCATAGGTGTTTTATGTGCTTATCAAATTTTGGTGATTTATAAAGCAACAACTTACGTAAAATCGAATCTCGTTGGTTTAAGTACAGCGATTGCAAATATGATTATAATGCCTTTTGGATACGTATATCATACGGCAATTGGAGAAGTCATGAATTTCTTAGGAGAGAACGGAAGTGCCTGTGGAGATATTGGAAGATATGGAAAAGATGCATTTGTAGCTGCCATCTCTCTTATTCCTTTAGGACTTTTTATCGGCGGTTTTGGATTTATGATTATTGTTCTTTCTGAAAGAAAAAATAAAGTTTAG